The following are from one region of the Polyangiaceae bacterium genome:
- a CDS encoding trypsin-like peptidase domain-containing protein encodes MKRRLLQILAAILLTLLAPGALAQAVAYDNIDQATVRVLGMGNIELEAIEDEGQTYQLAVPIAGHGSGVLLSKDGLILTAAHVIDDTRALAVLVPGHLGPLPAVAVYTDTTRDFALLRVKGDFEHVAELADPKASLAIRQNVFAIGYPLDATRMDPQSTPGIVSGVLPTGELQLGMSVNPGNSGGPVVDSDGKVRAIVVARSRLDEGAIGLAYAVPLKTFAETVTKYLTKPADATQLAYLEADTSRRLADLTSLMSLYGLEVMKTSLSKSEMEVDPRIKGALDEASQGAHASTDGRLLSAVFYWNQSLVMRRRGDTNWPTAQAKAVGLVREAAKAEPALQTKSPFVKLLLGLPPTAPGPASGTGDPANPWGTTYGSSVQPPTSAPATDKPKQPEGKPLKLNLKVLLGIEIVPTLYNIDLHFDARLSAGVNHREHHGRTVLAYGARVGFQTAGTWSVIFGGELQQASGSFTCDYCYEPTTSQSGGIDIDWSTTQLGPYAGLTFKGLYLGGKVLWFLPGSNGDEPFHVDGAALGVEGGYLYSYKRLRAGALLGAYWGSGEVSEYENYEFGYYDTVETSVRAVQLSAMAQLAF; translated from the coding sequence ATGAAACGACGTCTACTACAAATCCTCGCGGCAATTCTTCTGACTCTCCTCGCCCCAGGCGCGCTCGCTCAAGCCGTCGCCTACGACAACATCGATCAGGCGACCGTACGCGTGCTCGGCATGGGGAACATCGAGCTCGAAGCGATAGAGGATGAGGGTCAGACGTATCAGCTGGCAGTGCCCATCGCGGGCCACGGCAGCGGCGTACTGCTCTCGAAGGACGGCTTGATCCTCACCGCGGCTCACGTCATCGACGACACTCGGGCCCTCGCGGTGTTGGTGCCCGGACACCTTGGGCCGCTGCCAGCAGTCGCTGTGTACACCGACACGACAAGGGACTTCGCGCTGCTGCGCGTGAAGGGCGACTTCGAGCACGTCGCAGAGCTCGCCGATCCAAAGGCGTCGCTCGCCATCCGTCAAAACGTCTTCGCCATCGGTTACCCCCTCGATGCGACGCGCATGGATCCGCAGTCCACCCCCGGCATCGTCTCCGGCGTCTTGCCCACTGGCGAGCTGCAGCTCGGCATGAGCGTCAACCCGGGCAACTCGGGCGGACCCGTGGTGGACAGCGACGGCAAGGTGCGAGCGATCGTCGTCGCGCGATCTCGACTCGACGAAGGAGCGATCGGTCTGGCCTACGCGGTCCCTCTAAAGACCTTCGCCGAGACGGTGACCAAGTATCTCACCAAGCCAGCCGACGCGACCCAGCTGGCTTATCTCGAAGCGGACACCAGCCGACGCTTGGCGGATCTCACATCGCTGATGAGCCTCTATGGGCTCGAGGTGATGAAGACTTCGCTCTCCAAGAGCGAGATGGAAGTCGATCCGCGCATCAAGGGCGCACTGGACGAAGCCTCCCAGGGCGCCCACGCCTCCACCGACGGGCGGCTGCTCAGCGCGGTCTTCTACTGGAACCAGAGCCTCGTGATGCGTCGCCGCGGGGATACGAACTGGCCCACCGCGCAGGCCAAGGCAGTAGGTCTGGTGCGCGAGGCCGCCAAGGCGGAGCCGGCGTTGCAGACCAAGTCGCCGTTCGTGAAGTTACTGCTCGGGCTGCCTCCTACGGCGCCTGGTCCGGCGAGCGGGACGGGAGACCCCGCGAATCCCTGGGGAACGACCTACGGCTCCAGTGTGCAGCCACCAACGAGCGCACCGGCGACGGACAAACCGAAGCAGCCCGAGGGAAAGCCGCTCAAGCTCAACCTCAAAGTCCTGCTTGGAATCGAGATTGTTCCAACCTTGTACAACATTGATCTCCACTTCGACGCTAGGTTGAGCGCCGGAGTGAATCATCGAGAGCATCACGGTCGCACGGTGCTCGCGTACGGCGCGAGGGTTGGGTTCCAAACGGCTGGAACCTGGAGCGTGATCTTTGGCGGCGAACTGCAGCAGGCGAGCGGCTCGTTCACGTGCGATTACTGTTACGAACCCACCACAAGCCAGTCCGGCGGCATCGATATCGACTGGAGCACGACCCAGTTGGGCCCTTACGCAGGGCTAACTTTCAAAGGACTGTATCTTGGCGGCAAGGTTCTCTGGTTCCTGCCTGGTTCAAACGGCGACGAACCTTTCCACGTCGATGGCGCGGCGCTGGGCGTGGAGGGTGGCTATCTCTACTCCTACAAACGGTTGAGAGCGGGGGCGCTGCTCGGAGCATATTGGGGTTCTGGTGAAGTCAGCGAGTACGAGAACTACGAGTTTGGCTACTACGACACCGTTGAGACCTCCGTTCGTGCCGTACAGCTCTCCGCAATGGCACAGCTCGCGTTCTAG
- a CDS encoding trypsin-like peptidase domain-containing protein — MTRLSLAALVLFACVLATLPAAADDLAYSDIDRATVRVLALGTVDIEEVEHKQVKYPVAIPLAGHGSGVLVGADGLILTAEHVVADSRAIAVMIPGYPKALPAVVVYENEDHDVALVRVLGTYTQVAKLADPSDVLAVRQTVFAIGYPLDAKRTDPQSTQGIVSGKLPDGALQLGMTVNPGNSGGPVVDEQGLVRGIVIARSRLDQGAVGLAYAVPLGNIVGPVSQQENTPLSTEKDTYLRTDAAQLSAELTTAMSQYGLEVLEASLSGGSLDLDPKLRKTLNEASYGEHASIDGRLMSAAMYWNQSLVQQARGKSVWRKSRQYAVKLAKEAVKLEPKLKKESKFISVVLAGDPGDGTFHPFANTTPVPSSGGNMDTLSRFDSGPTTFPDDEPKDKKPSKTKGGYFDFEVGYANTKRSDNAKGASDYFGGGFGYWTGDKARFKVGGVLRRHSGTTYTQCQTVTTGYGFSGDRCESGSLATTLVGATVGLGIERYFAVGLGLDYISVTDSGVAEDESGVAFELDAGLRIPIKTVDLQLNTLLLTGAVTIAGVSAGVGVFF; from the coding sequence ATGACACGCCTCTCCCTCGCTGCACTCGTCTTGTTCGCATGCGTGCTCGCTACTCTCCCAGCGGCCGCCGACGATCTGGCGTATTCCGACATCGACCGCGCGACCGTGCGCGTCCTGGCCCTCGGCACCGTCGACATCGAAGAGGTCGAGCACAAGCAGGTCAAGTACCCGGTGGCGATCCCCCTCGCCGGTCACGGGAGCGGCGTGTTGGTTGGCGCGGATGGTCTCATCCTGACCGCGGAGCACGTGGTCGCGGACTCTCGCGCTATCGCCGTCATGATCCCTGGCTACCCCAAAGCGTTGCCCGCGGTGGTCGTGTACGAGAATGAAGATCACGATGTCGCGTTGGTGCGCGTCCTTGGGACCTACACCCAGGTCGCCAAGCTCGCAGACCCAAGCGATGTCTTGGCGGTCCGGCAAACGGTGTTCGCCATCGGCTACCCGCTCGACGCGAAGCGAACGGACCCCCAGAGCACCCAAGGCATCGTCTCCGGAAAGCTCCCCGACGGCGCGCTCCAGCTCGGCATGACGGTGAACCCGGGAAACTCCGGTGGTCCCGTCGTCGACGAGCAGGGCCTGGTGCGCGGCATCGTGATCGCGCGCTCACGCCTCGATCAGGGCGCCGTGGGCCTGGCCTACGCCGTACCCCTCGGCAACATCGTCGGCCCGGTGAGCCAGCAGGAGAACACGCCACTCTCCACCGAGAAGGATACTTATCTCCGCACGGATGCGGCGCAGCTCTCCGCCGAGCTCACGACGGCGATGAGCCAGTATGGGCTCGAGGTACTCGAGGCGTCGCTCTCCGGTGGCTCCTTGGACCTCGACCCGAAGCTCCGCAAGACGCTGAACGAGGCCTCTTACGGTGAGCATGCGTCCATCGACGGCCGCTTGATGAGCGCCGCCATGTACTGGAACCAGTCCCTGGTACAGCAGGCGCGCGGCAAGAGCGTCTGGCGCAAGTCGCGGCAGTACGCCGTCAAGCTAGCCAAGGAGGCGGTGAAGCTCGAGCCAAAGCTCAAGAAGGAATCCAAGTTCATCAGCGTCGTACTGGCGGGCGATCCCGGCGACGGCACGTTCCACCCGTTCGCGAACACCACCCCCGTGCCTTCGAGCGGGGGAAACATGGACACGCTATCGCGCTTCGATAGTGGGCCGACGACCTTTCCTGACGACGAACCCAAGGACAAGAAGCCCAGCAAGACCAAGGGCGGGTACTTCGACTTCGAAGTCGGATACGCCAACACCAAACGTAGCGACAATGCGAAAGGCGCGAGTGACTACTTTGGGGGCGGGTTTGGCTACTGGACCGGGGACAAGGCTCGATTCAAGGTCGGGGGCGTCTTGCGCCGCCACAGCGGCACCACTTACACCCAGTGTCAGACGGTGACCACGGGCTACGGTTTCTCGGGAGACCGTTGCGAGAGTGGCTCCCTCGCAACCACGTTGGTGGGCGCGACCGTCGGCCTGGGCATCGAGCGCTACTTCGCCGTCGGCTTGGGCCTCGACTACATCAGCGTCACCGACAGCGGGGTTGCGGAGGACGAGAGCGGGGTGGCCTTCGAACTCGACGCCGGACTGCGCATTCCGATCAAGACCGTCGATCTCCAGCTGAACACGCTGCTGCTGACAGGCGCGGTCACCATCGCCGGCGTAAGCGCCGGAGTGGGCGTGTTCTTCTAG
- a CDS encoding efflux RND transporter permease subunit yields the protein MNLSAPFIRRPVATTLVMLALTVFGVLAYLNLPVAALPNVDFPTIEVRASLPGASAETMASSVATPLEREFSGIDGITSMSSENSEGATNVTLQFDQRRNLDAAAQDVQAAISRAIPRLPRDMTSAPSYKKVNPADEAVLLLSMSSATQPLYKVNEYAEGRLAQSISQVRGVAQVQVYGSQKYAVRIQADPGRLSTLGVGLDEVADAVRGSNVNLPNGSVQGPRKAFSIQTNGQLEHAEEYQDVIVAHRDGAAVRVRDIGRAFDSVENDKTAAWRGDPQDLQQAVVLAVQKQPGANTVEVAQGVRDLLPKFRQEIPASMELELLFDRSLSVRDAVHDVQFTLILTLVLVVLVIFLFLRRAVATLIPSLSMPLAVLATFALIQPLGFSLNNLSLMALTLSVGFVVDDAIVVLENIVRHIEEGQAPFEAAIDASKQIGFTILSMTISLAAVFIPFLFMGGILGSLFREFAITIAIAILVSGFVSLTLTPMMAARMLRPAKDEKQPGRLYLLTERAFDRIANAYTRSLARVIRHRRLTMLFSGVILAATVWLFQHMPKGFLPTEDTDQVNITAEAVEGISFEGVRDRTIQMAEVVRKHPDVEAFMAIAGARGGRGGSNQGRMFIRLKKRSERKQSSEQIAQDLSRQLANLPGMRAFISVPPPIRLGGRRTKSEYQLTLQGSSPTELFKYTPLLTAELAKSDILRDVTSDVQLESPQVDVKVDRDRAAALGVPVERIEDALYSGYGSRQISTIFSKSDSYQVILELDPRTQREPNALSKLRVRSDSGKLVPLLSLAELDQSVGPLSVNHSGQLPAATISFDVREGHSLSEAVSLAESKANETLPSSITATFQGSAEAFQSSLSGLGFLLLVAVFVIYVVLGILYESALHPITILSALPFAGFGALVTLLVFGHDLNVYAFVGVILLVGLVKKNGIMMVDYAVERRADANVNAEDAIQEACAVRFRPIMMTTMAALFGTLPIALGIGAGAESRQPLGLAVVGGLFFSQLLTLYVTPVFYLYMERLREWAARSREPDPVPAE from the coding sequence ATGAACCTCTCCGCTCCGTTCATTCGCCGCCCGGTGGCCACCACGTTGGTCATGCTGGCGCTCACTGTGTTCGGTGTGCTCGCGTACTTGAACCTGCCAGTCGCCGCACTGCCGAACGTCGACTTCCCAACCATCGAGGTGCGAGCGAGCCTGCCCGGCGCGAGCGCGGAGACCATGGCCTCTTCGGTGGCCACGCCCCTGGAGCGTGAGTTTTCAGGCATCGACGGCATCACCTCGATGAGCTCGGAGAACTCGGAAGGAGCGACCAACGTCACCTTGCAGTTCGATCAACGGCGAAATCTCGACGCCGCAGCCCAGGACGTTCAGGCGGCGATCAGTCGCGCCATCCCGCGCCTGCCGAGAGACATGACCTCGGCACCCAGCTACAAGAAGGTGAACCCAGCGGACGAAGCCGTGTTGCTGCTCTCCATGAGCTCCGCGACGCAGCCGCTGTACAAGGTCAATGAGTACGCCGAGGGTCGCCTGGCGCAGTCGATCTCCCAGGTGCGAGGTGTCGCCCAGGTACAGGTGTACGGCTCCCAGAAGTATGCCGTGCGGATACAAGCTGATCCAGGGCGGCTATCCACGCTAGGCGTAGGGCTGGACGAGGTCGCCGACGCGGTACGAGGCTCCAACGTGAACCTGCCGAACGGCAGCGTACAGGGACCACGCAAGGCGTTTTCTATCCAGACCAACGGCCAGCTCGAACACGCCGAGGAGTACCAAGACGTGATCGTCGCCCACCGCGATGGCGCGGCTGTGCGCGTGCGAGACATCGGAAGGGCCTTCGACAGCGTCGAAAACGACAAGACTGCGGCGTGGCGTGGGGATCCACAGGATCTCCAGCAAGCTGTGGTGCTGGCAGTCCAGAAGCAACCCGGCGCGAACACCGTGGAGGTCGCTCAGGGGGTGCGTGACCTGTTGCCCAAGTTCCGCCAGGAAATACCAGCATCGATGGAGCTCGAGCTGTTGTTCGACCGCTCCTTGAGCGTTCGGGACGCGGTGCACGACGTGCAATTCACGTTGATCCTGACGCTGGTGCTCGTCGTCCTCGTCATCTTCTTGTTCCTGCGTCGGGCGGTGGCCACGCTGATCCCGAGCCTCTCCATGCCGTTGGCGGTGCTCGCCACCTTCGCGCTGATTCAGCCCCTGGGCTTTTCCTTGAACAACCTGTCGTTGATGGCGCTCACCCTGAGCGTCGGCTTCGTGGTCGACGACGCGATCGTGGTGCTCGAGAACATCGTGCGTCACATCGAAGAAGGGCAAGCACCCTTCGAAGCGGCGATCGATGCTTCCAAGCAGATCGGCTTCACCATCCTCTCGATGACGATCTCCCTCGCGGCGGTGTTCATCCCGTTCTTGTTCATGGGCGGCATCCTTGGGAGCTTGTTCCGTGAGTTCGCGATCACCATCGCGATCGCGATCTTGGTGTCGGGCTTCGTGTCGCTGACGCTGACGCCCATGATGGCCGCGCGCATGCTGCGCCCAGCGAAGGACGAGAAGCAGCCCGGTCGACTCTATCTCTTGACGGAGCGCGCCTTCGACCGCATCGCGAACGCGTACACGAGGAGCCTCGCCCGAGTGATCCGTCATCGTCGCCTGACGATGCTCTTCTCCGGAGTGATCCTCGCGGCAACGGTTTGGCTCTTTCAGCACATGCCGAAGGGCTTCTTGCCTACCGAAGACACGGATCAGGTGAACATCACCGCAGAAGCGGTGGAGGGGATCTCGTTCGAGGGGGTGAGGGATCGCACCATCCAGATGGCGGAGGTCGTCCGCAAGCACCCAGATGTCGAGGCGTTCATGGCCATCGCCGGCGCCCGTGGAGGTCGCGGCGGCTCGAACCAGGGCCGCATGTTCATCCGCCTCAAGAAGCGCTCGGAGCGCAAGCAGAGCTCCGAGCAGATCGCACAGGATCTGAGCCGTCAGCTGGCGAACCTACCTGGGATGCGCGCCTTCATCTCGGTGCCACCGCCAATCCGCCTGGGCGGCCGCCGCACGAAGAGCGAGTACCAGCTCACCCTCCAAGGCTCGTCCCCCACTGAGCTGTTCAAGTACACGCCCCTACTCACGGCGGAGCTCGCAAAGTCCGACATCCTGCGGGACGTCACCAGTGACGTGCAGCTGGAGAGCCCCCAGGTCGACGTCAAGGTGGATCGCGACCGTGCCGCGGCCCTCGGTGTGCCGGTGGAGCGCATCGAAGACGCGCTCTACAGCGGCTACGGCTCGAGGCAGATCAGCACCATCTTCTCCAAGAGCGATAGCTACCAGGTGATCCTCGAGCTGGACCCGCGCACCCAGCGCGAACCAAACGCGCTGTCCAAGCTGCGGGTTCGCTCCGACTCCGGCAAGCTGGTGCCGCTCTTGTCGCTGGCGGAGCTCGATCAGTCGGTGGGGCCGCTCTCGGTGAATCACTCGGGTCAGCTCCCCGCGGCAACGATCTCCTTCGACGTGCGAGAAGGTCACTCGCTGAGCGAAGCGGTGAGCCTGGCGGAGAGCAAAGCCAACGAGACGTTGCCTTCAAGCATCACCGCCACCTTCCAGGGCTCTGCCGAGGCGTTTCAGTCGTCGCTCTCCGGATTGGGCTTCTTGCTGTTGGTCGCGGTGTTCGTGATCTACGTCGTGCTCGGCATCCTCTACGAGAGCGCACTGCATCCGATCACGATCCTCTCCGCCTTGCCCTTCGCCGGCTTCGGAGCGCTCGTCACGCTGCTGGTGTTTGGTCACGACTTGAATGTGTACGCGTTCGTCGGCGTGATCTTGCTCGTCGGCCTCGTGAAGAAGAACGGCATCATGATGGTCGACTACGCCGTGGAGCGCCGCGCGGATGCGAACGTGAATGCGGAGGACGCAATTCAAGAGGCCTGCGCCGTGCGTTTTCGCCCCATCATGATGACCACCATGGCTGCGCTCTTCGGCACGCTGCCCATCGCGCTTGGGATCGGCGCCGGCGCGGAGTCCCGTCAGCCCCTGGGCCTTGCGGTGGTGGGCGGGCTCTTCTTCTCACAGCTGCTCACGCTGTACGTTACCCCGGTGTTCTATCTCTACATGGAAAGGCTGCGAGAATGGGCAGCGCGCTCGCGCGAGCCTGATCCAGTCCCCGCAGAGTGA
- a CDS encoding efflux RND transporter periplasmic adaptor subunit has translation MITRGLRGVIATLALLSVIACSRSEAAKAGAKPAPVRVGKVEHRDLPLSVQTFGSVEANRSVSVLPQVTGLVTEVHFKEGEAVKQGQLLFTIDAREYQASRAQASAALAKNQAAATQAKQEAERTERLVKSGIASEQDLVAARALADATAAEVRLARAQLTSAGLRLGFTRLVAPISGRTGTLLVHRGNLVVQGTTSPLVVIRNTQPVFVRFSVSERFLSAIREQFAKGELRAIVNPRGNSKQSYEGPVTFIENSVDVSTATIALKARFDNDAEQLWPGASVDVKLVLRVDKQALVAPEGAVQEGQDGPYAFVIDQENKARLRQVEVVRRTEDWVLVGAGLNAGEQVVTDGQVRLRDGAPVSVLDAAPAQPAPSKGGEG, from the coding sequence GTGATAACCAGAGGTCTACGTGGCGTGATTGCCACGCTCGCGCTGCTGTCGGTGATCGCGTGCTCACGCAGTGAGGCTGCCAAGGCAGGAGCGAAGCCAGCTCCCGTGCGTGTGGGAAAGGTCGAACACCGCGACCTACCGCTCAGCGTGCAGACGTTTGGCAGCGTGGAGGCCAACCGCAGCGTATCCGTGTTGCCGCAGGTAACCGGCCTGGTCACCGAGGTGCATTTCAAAGAGGGCGAAGCGGTCAAGCAAGGGCAGCTGCTCTTCACGATCGACGCGCGAGAGTATCAAGCGTCTCGGGCGCAAGCTTCGGCGGCGCTCGCCAAGAACCAAGCGGCAGCGACCCAGGCCAAGCAAGAAGCCGAACGCACCGAGCGCCTGGTCAAGTCTGGCATCGCGAGCGAGCAAGATCTTGTGGCGGCTCGCGCGCTGGCAGACGCCACCGCAGCCGAAGTGCGCCTGGCCCGAGCCCAGCTGACGAGCGCCGGACTCAGGCTAGGCTTTACCCGACTCGTGGCGCCGATCAGCGGTCGCACAGGTACGCTGTTGGTTCACCGCGGAAATCTCGTGGTTCAAGGGACGACGTCGCCGCTCGTCGTGATCCGCAATACCCAGCCGGTGTTCGTGCGCTTTTCCGTGTCGGAGCGCTTCCTGAGTGCGATCCGTGAACAGTTCGCCAAGGGCGAGCTACGCGCCATCGTGAATCCTCGCGGCAACTCCAAGCAGAGCTACGAAGGCCCCGTCACCTTCATCGAGAACAGCGTGGACGTCAGCACCGCCACGATCGCCCTCAAGGCCCGCTTCGACAACGACGCGGAGCAGCTCTGGCCCGGCGCCTCGGTGGATGTGAAGCTCGTGCTGCGAGTGGACAAGCAGGCGCTCGTCGCGCCAGAAGGCGCCGTGCAAGAGGGGCAAGACGGCCCCTACGCATTCGTCATCGATCAGGAGAACAAGGCGCGTCTTCGACAAGTGGAGGTCGTGCGACGCACCGAAGACTGGGTGCTCGTCGGGGCCGGCTTGAATGCTGGAGAGCAAGTCGTAACGGACGGCCAGGTACGCTTGCGCGACGGCGCTCCAGTCAGCGTACTCGACGCGGCGCCCGCCCAACCGGCGCCGAGTAAGGGGGGTGAAGGATGA
- a CDS encoding response regulator transcription factor: MDLGRLRVLLVEDDTKLARLTRDYLEQREIEVTLVGDGISAVSEALRGEVDVVVLDLMLPGRDGFEVCRAIRQESHVPIIAVTARVEVADRVLGLELGADDYMTKPFAARELLARIHAVVRRARGKAGPPPQELKVGRLAINVASLTATLDGELLPLTSYEFALLRALAENAGHVLGRERLLELAKGNAEDVFDRSIDVRISRLRQKLGDDPRQPAFLKTVRGSGYVLTPGHEQ, translated from the coding sequence ATGGACCTCGGCAGGCTGCGTGTGTTGCTCGTTGAAGACGACACCAAGTTGGCTCGCCTCACCCGGGACTACCTCGAGCAGCGGGAGATCGAAGTCACGCTGGTTGGCGACGGTATCAGCGCGGTTTCCGAGGCATTGCGCGGTGAGGTTGACGTGGTCGTCCTCGATTTGATGCTGCCCGGGCGCGATGGTTTCGAAGTGTGTCGGGCGATCCGTCAGGAGTCCCACGTACCAATCATCGCGGTGACAGCGCGAGTCGAGGTGGCTGACCGCGTCCTGGGGCTGGAGCTTGGCGCCGACGACTACATGACGAAGCCGTTTGCGGCGCGCGAGCTGCTGGCGCGTATCCACGCGGTAGTCCGGCGAGCCAGGGGCAAGGCTGGACCACCGCCTCAAGAACTCAAGGTGGGGCGCTTGGCCATCAACGTCGCGAGCCTCACCGCGACGCTGGATGGTGAGCTGCTGCCGCTTACTTCCTACGAGTTCGCGCTCTTGCGTGCCCTGGCAGAGAACGCTGGCCACGTGCTTGGGCGTGAGCGCCTGCTCGAGCTCGCCAAGGGCAACGCCGAGGACGTGTTCGACCGTTCGATCGACGTGCGCATCTCGCGTTTGCGCCAGAAGCTCGGTGACGACCCACGGCAGCCCGCCTTCCTCAAGACCGTGCGCGGCTCTGGTTACGTGCTCACGCCGGGGCACGAGCAATGA
- a CDS encoding HAMP domain-containing histidine kinase, translating to MKPAFRARLLWRVYFFGFLMLLLAGGASFVVGTYVLKPAVEKPARPATAWIAWHLLNQEARGEPIEEELADLKKSRVEMTLFTADGTLIASNAEIRPKALGARELACLATQETVFADGIGLVASRDSGGEVKRYAYIAYPQAELPLGTGIAQLLAALGVLGLLSIPLARSITARLEQLTRATRAFGAGDLKVRLKSQQPDEIGDLTRAFDEMAERIVQLRRSEKELLANVSHEMRTPLARIRMALDLVRDGDVNRASTYLADIEDDLHELEQLLDDVMTTARLDLARGEVGDSQTPLHVEQLEAISVLEAACDRFERRYPDRALVRDFSEPLPLIQADPTLLRRVLDNLLDNAAKFSNPEEAVKLSAARDEQGLVVEVQDQGHGIAESDRARVFEPFFRADRSRDRATGGVGLGLALVKRILEAHSGNVEIRDAAPQGTCFRVTLPAAS from the coding sequence ATGAAGCCGGCGTTTCGCGCACGCCTGTTGTGGCGGGTGTACTTCTTCGGTTTCTTGATGTTGCTTCTGGCTGGTGGCGCGAGCTTCGTCGTGGGGACCTACGTGCTCAAGCCTGCCGTGGAGAAGCCCGCGCGACCTGCCACCGCCTGGATCGCGTGGCACCTCTTGAATCAAGAGGCGCGGGGCGAGCCCATCGAGGAAGAGCTCGCGGATCTCAAAAAATCCCGCGTGGAAATGACCCTGTTCACCGCCGACGGCACGCTGATCGCTTCCAACGCGGAGATACGTCCCAAGGCGCTTGGGGCGCGCGAGCTCGCGTGCTTGGCCACTCAAGAAACAGTCTTCGCTGACGGAATCGGCCTCGTGGCAAGCCGCGATTCCGGGGGTGAGGTGAAGCGTTACGCATACATCGCCTACCCGCAGGCTGAACTACCCCTTGGAACCGGCATCGCGCAGCTCCTCGCCGCGCTTGGCGTGCTGGGGCTTTTGTCCATTCCGCTGGCGCGCTCGATCACGGCGCGCCTGGAGCAGCTCACCCGGGCGACGCGCGCGTTCGGCGCGGGCGACTTGAAGGTGCGGCTGAAGAGCCAGCAGCCAGATGAAATCGGCGACCTCACCCGGGCCTTCGACGAGATGGCAGAGCGCATCGTCCAGCTCAGGCGCTCGGAGAAGGAGCTGCTCGCCAACGTCAGTCACGAGATGCGCACACCGCTGGCGCGTATCCGCATGGCACTAGACCTGGTGCGAGACGGCGACGTCAACCGCGCCTCGACCTACCTGGCCGACATCGAAGACGATTTGCACGAGCTCGAGCAGTTGCTCGATGACGTGATGACAACGGCGCGCCTCGACCTCGCTCGCGGCGAGGTTGGAGACTCTCAAACACCCCTGCACGTCGAGCAGCTCGAGGCGATCTCCGTGCTCGAGGCGGCGTGTGACCGCTTCGAGCGTCGCTATCCGGATCGCGCTTTGGTCCGTGACTTCAGCGAGCCCCTACCGTTGATCCAAGCCGATCCGACGTTGCTCCGACGGGTGCTCGACAACCTGCTCGACAACGCCGCCAAGTTCTCGAACCCAGAGGAGGCGGTGAAGCTGTCTGCCGCGCGGGATGAGCAAGGGCTCGTCGTCGAGGTCCAGGACCAAGGTCATGGGATCGCAGAGAGCGATCGCGCTCGCGTCTTCGAGCCGTTTTTTCGGGCAGACCGCAGCCGGGACCGAGCGACAGGTGGTGTGGGCCTGGGACTCGCATTGGTGAAGCGGATCTTGGAAGCTCACTCGGGCAACGTGGAGATCCGTGACGCCGCGCCTCAGGGCACGTGCTTCCGCGTCACCTTGCCGGCTGCGAGCTAG